In the Pararge aegeria chromosome 16, ilParAegt1.1, whole genome shotgun sequence genome, aaaatttattggATCAATCGGAATATTGTAAGAAGAATTTATTAAGGAAAAAAGCAACTTTTTTTGGATATGGGTCATGTTCTTGATAACAAATCAAGACTGATATAACAACTaaatgattttttgtttatatttggaattttgaaagaagaataattttatttcaattccagtaagaaaaatatgaaactactttaatatgacaaaaaactacatttacaaattacaaatgcCCTTATAATTTCTATACTGATACCCATAATCATATATCTACTTAAAAGCTGGGGTGAGTTTTCAAGACCTTTGTgtgaaagtttcatttaaagATTTTTGGGAAACAGACTTATTGCTAAGAATATGCTAATTTGTCGTAGTTAAGGAAAGGTTGttggaaattttaattttacattataaaattcggaaaatattaaattttaattttaaactatgtCTTCCAAAACAGGTACCTGACTTGAAAACCCTTGCTTTATAAAGaaccactgaaaaatattaaacccaCCACCTTCATAAATCAGCACAGTTTCCAATAAAACTAATGTGAAACTTAATAAATTCACATTCAAAGGTGAGCATATGTTCCCCCAGCAACAACAAGTGTTTCACCGGTCATGTAGCTAGCATCTTCAGAAACCAAAAATGCAACTGCACTGGCAATTTCCGAGGGTTTACCAAATCTCTTCATTGGTACTATTGACAATGATTTTTCCGCTGCCATGTCAGATGtagtaatctataaaaaaaaacctttgattaaataattaatatttcggTTAGTTTAGAAAGTCTTGTGTCTAATCGTATTTTCGATATACGCCTCATACATTGTAAATTCGATTTGATTGTCTGAAATTCGACACCCTGTACAGAGTTTTGAGTGtcttaacagttttttttttaatacttactgCAGAGGCAAACTTCGTAGCAACAATTCCTGGTGCCACACAATTAACTCGAATGTTCTCGTGGGTAACTTCATATGCAATTGCTTTAGTCAGACCAAGGAGAGTAGTTTTGCTGATACTGTAAGGTCCCAAaggctgtaaaaaaaaaagttctaaaacTAATATCGTACTAcggagatatttaatttttatagaaatctTAAACTGGGCTTCCTcctattcaaatcggtccaatGATAGGGGCGAACGAAACGTTAGAATGCGATCTTCGCGCGCTTAGGAAGGTTGTAGGTTGTAGCTCTCCATAAGCTCGGGTACCTCATTTGTCGTTGAACACAAAAATACGACACGAGCGTGTGggtttatttccaaaatatcACACTTTTGGGCGCGCGGTTAAAGACGAAGCAAGCGGACCTTAACGCTCGCCTTCACTCGGCAAACGTAAAAGGTGGAATTAAATTGGCCCAAAAGGGGCTTCCCAAATGTGGaacatttatacatacatacatgttgGACACATTACCCATAGTCAggttcaaaaaaattcaacaaaaaattattgcaattaaacctacatacaattaataaaatatttacaaattcaTATGTATCACATACTTCCATAGGCTGATAACCCGCAATAGAAGAGACAAATACTATATTTCCACCTCCACGCTTGATTAATTCTGGATAAACTTCTTTTGCTAACAACCATGAACATTTGACATTCACCTCAAATATTTTGTCCCACACCTTTTCATCCGTctgcgaaaaataaaattacaactgtatataatataactaatttatactGGTTATCAAAGTATTCATCTGAGACCATCAGTTATATTGCGCTAAATCCAATTTCCAGCAATGCACCAGGGCGATTAGGATTCAGCGTATTATCATGCTCATACAAGTGTGCTTTTACATTTCACTGGCCACAACCACAAAACGCCGCTACCgacatattttttcattgttgcTATATTGCAAATAGTTCTTACACactcttataattatttataatgtttacaaACCTCTAGAACAGGGGAAACAGCAGGATTTACTGCTGCATTAGAAACTAGTATATCAATTCCCCCATATTTACTTTTCGCctgaaattcaatatttatggATATCATTTAAGCAAATTTTTAATACaacataataatttacttttttaaatcggCTTAAAATACCTACAAACTCAAAAAGCCTCTTCCTATGTTCGGCATCAGCAACGTGACATACTAGACCTTCTGCGTTAATTCCATCTTTGCGTAAGTTTTCTGTAGCTTTCTTAACATTATCTTCCTTTCTGCTACTTATAATGACTGATGCTCCCTCATCACCAAGTCTCTTCGCTATAGCGTAACCGAtgctgttataataataatcaattataggtagGCAGGTAAGTTAAACACTGATGTATGCTAATAACAAATCTACGTTACGTACTTATTCGTTGGCGTGAAAGTTATCTGCGATTTATTTGGTGTcgaagtagcgccatctagttactaTACCTACTAGGAAACCGCTGTGTCACTAGACCTTCAAAATCGTAGTTAACATACATGAGCGatcgaataaataaacgtaggtacaaagctcacacttggcactcaaGATGGTGAGTGGAAAACCACCGCCTACACTACAAACAGAGCTAAACTTTGTAGGGCATTCCAGGAACACTTTCTGTTATTGGTGTATTATCTATGAGGAATACctacgtcctgcaacgtgccggcCTGTGTCATCAAACAGaagcgtagatgttaagcctcatgtggtTGTTATTATACCGGCAAAAActtcataccggaacacagcattgcaaccatTCTGCTTTACGGCAGAAATAataatgtctttttttttagcGCTTCTTGGCGCTGATTTGTAAAATCTTTGTAGCATTTGAAAGCTTCTTTTAGGTTTAATAAAGGTTTTGTACCATTACTACGACCCTCGGGAACCAAGCAAACAAAGCACGGAAGGAGCGCGTCGGGGTATATTGTGTTGGGTTAGTGTTTAGGAAACTTATCAAAAGTTATTTTCTACTAATCATTCATTGTTTAGTAGAAAAGAACTTttgataagtattaaaataatgactaagaggtacctataatatttaaatagtttagcaACTCAAGGTTCtctcaatatttaataattaaaatacctaagtacataaacttttatattattttagtcatACTCACCCATCAGTAGACGCTGTTACTATAGCTACTTTCCCTTTAAGTCTACTACTGTGAAAGCTTTTCGCATTAGTGATTTGGGCGTGTATTTTGGGCACAGTTCCTACAGACATTATTTTACCAAGGAGAACCATGTTGACGCCCTTTTAAGTAAAAGTACTACCTATTATGGGTCGCGGGTTCAATGTTCAATATATTTACAGAACACTGAAAACACAGAGAGCTCTCTATTACAAAGACTTACTCTTCGGTACCTATAGGTTTTAGTAAACGATCCAACTTAGTTGGCAATTAGcatgaattttaacaaaaatactttaaataatagatGCAATGTTTCTTGAAAGAAAATTCTACggatatacttattattattcttttaattcaCATAACTATATCGAGAACTAACCAAAGCTCAACCCACTGCTATGGATAGTTGTGTACTCGTAAACTGTATCTCGTAGTAACTCGTAATATGTCTCGTAGTAAGTCCATAGAGTTTAGGTAAATTATTCTAACTAATTATTCTTTTCCGCTCCTCTTCGTGTTGACAGTGTGAATCTTGAAAATTATTATCTCATCCAGAACCATTGATCGGGTCGTAAGAGACCTGTTTGAAAAATCTAACGTAtagtttgtatcctcattgtgTAACATGAACTAATTTTCAAGTACTTTACCTGTTATATAGTAGTTCTGTTAGGTCTCgtttttcttcttttgcttttttggcttttagttttatttatatgtagcACTATTCACATTGTGCTCATATCGAGACACTAGCGGAtaagctcagctcagctgcttatgctgtcagaacaattagacagttaacagatgttgaaactgctaggcttgtttattttgcatacttccgtagtgtaatgtcgtatgggatcttgttatggagcagagctgctgatataaaaactatatttatactacagaaaagagctgtgcgatcgatatataaacttagatcacgcgaatcccttcgtaccaaatttaaagaaataggtatacttacagtagcctcgcaatatatttataataatattatctttattaaacaaaacataagtatataattacttatgacacaaacttataacaaaaagtcgatataaacagtcgactaactagaaacggacataaattagtgatatctgcatatcgtctgagaaaagtacagaaatcctttgtggggatcgGTATATGCttatataacatgataccgaaggtaatattagatctacctttacctaagtttaaacaatatattaaaacacatttaataaatcgtggttactacacaattgatgaattcctaaacgacaaggctgcttggaagcaggccactccgctctcatctcaaacaaaacagaaaaattctaaagattgttaaactttaaaatgatgttggaaaagagcaatctgctgagtttcttgccggctcttctcagtggaatctgccttccgaggcggtggtagagtctctacaaacagacttgacgtttcataagtgcttattaaattaggcctacttgaaataaatgaattttgaattttttttgaattttctttttataaatcttcttctttttggtttattggttctgcgcgttgagcgattgaaccattgtcaattgcttattctgtggtcaagtgttattcttatttatacatttttttttaaaagaggaaactttttacatagaaaaaaaactaagtttttttttaaaaaggaaacGGAATTTCGAAAAGAATTAATAGGATCAGGAAAGgattaaatagtataataatatggatttaataatCCAAGAGGTCAAGAGGTCAAGAGGATGTCAACGGAAGTAGGAAATGGGATGTTAACCTTAATAAGACCCTGGTAAAATGAATCCCGGATATATTTTGGGCATGATAAGAATATGTGGTTCAGGTCACCCACCTCACCACATTCGCACAAATCACTATCCACTTTATAAATCttacgtttttgttttgttttagttttaaaattttaaatttaatctgtGTTCTTAGTTCATCTAACTATTTCATTACTGGTCTGTAGTTCTTGGCTGTACGGTTATACCTTTGCCGATggtaaagaataaacaaaagaaaatggtATATGGTTCTAACTTAACCCcagaccagtaaataaataaaaataacctataatatataaaacaaaataaactgatGAAATAAGtgaaaaagtaaatacttttacCAATCAAAATGACTTTACAAGAAAAAACTCGTTCTCCATTCGAACATTTACAAAATACGTGGAAAGTCTATAGCAGAAAAAAGTTTGTAAAGTATGGATTACCTTTTCTCATTTTTACGGTGGGGGGTTCGGTGGCTCTAAAAGAGTGGACGCAGATAAggtaataaaaagaagaaatttcTGAGGTACCATCTCACTCTTTACAAACATGTTATGCTTACATAATGAAATATATGTTTTGTAGGGGTGGTTATTAAGATTCACcgacaaaaaaagaaattaaatctCTTTGGGAGTAAAAAATATCAAGTTTTCACTTCTCTTGACTTTAGCTGAGGACTAAATATCAAATTGAATACAGATTGTTTGATTTGAATAAGTTAACTAACTCAATGATTCTTTCAACTCTAGAACCGTTTATGCGTAATTTATTTGTTCCTCGCAGAATATGGTTTAAGGattgtttgttttcttgtaaTTGATGTGAAAGCCATTAATTTTCCTTTAAACTTAAACAGAATTTCAATGCTGAATGCACCCTCATTTATTGTTATCCAAGtacaaacaaatacaaatttaCAACTATATTAAAATCAAAGAGCAAGTTCTTTTTCCTTACTCATCTGCAAGCTACCAATTTCTAAGTTTTGAATGTTTTAATACAGAACAGATAATAAACGAGATCATGAGAATAAAGAGAATGAGAATTCAGTGAAACTAAAACTAATACACGGTAAATGatcaatatgtatatatattttttatttgattattctACAATGACTTCAAATAATCAGTTTTGCTGGTAAAGCAATGATGGTCAAAGTTGCTACTAGGATTAGTGGCTAATTCCTGACCTAATTAGGCAATTACTGTAATTTTCTATTAATTGTTACCTAAGCCTACCAACTCTCCTTAGAGCATTGTTGAAGTTAGgatttatattgaatttatgAAGAGGCCTATGACATCATTAATGATGATTACAACATAAGATCCTGCACTGGTGCAACAAATCcttaaaattatgcattaaaaaaaaatatattattggatatatttatgtaaactagtaataagttattatttccAAATACAATTTTGTTGTCCCAGGTCTCAAAAAAATCTGTCTTCAGCATTAAATATGCTTTACAAAAGCAtaactacaatacacacattgatatactgtttaaaatatttttttaagtccaaaaataaataattcatcatttttttaattgaactaAGGTTAGTGTAGGTAATCAAtaattatgccaaaaatctgGTTTCTAATAAACACATAGTATAATAGAAGTTGGTGCTAATAAACAATAAGCAAATATTTCTTAACAGGTATCAATTTGCACAGGTGAAAGGTGTGACTAATGAAGAGGCAGAAAAAATGGGTCTCCATAGGGAAAAGAAAGTAACTGTAGAAGGAGTATTTGAAGAAATAAAGACACTGGATATTGATAATTGGGAAAACAAGAGAGGTCCTCGTCCTTGGGAAACAACAGAGCAGAAGAAGCaatagtattaataattattgtaacctaataaacattattatattagctAGTTTTGATCAAATACTTTTAGCATTACAggttatgattttattttgcaataaacGTTGAACTCTTCCCTGCTGTGCTTGGTACTCCAGCCATCCTAACTCGTTCCGGAAGGCTAGCAGGCCGCAAAGGTTGCTGAGGACTTCCGCAATAGAGAATGGAGCTCCCATTTAGGTTAGGAAATCCTTTGTCAGCAGTCGGTTGCATTTAACTATTGTTGGGAATTATTTTGTGTAACCCTGTTTTTTCTCTAAAAGGTAAAGATATGATTGGTTCGGGCCCTACCACCTTTAGTGTTGTGGCTTTGCGCGCAAGTGAGCTGCTTCGCTTGTAATAAAATGATgtctattttgttttgttaacttgTCATACTTCACAAACGTTgttgaatgttttatttagctataaaattatctacagaatagattttattgtaaaatagaaaGCCATACCTACCttagtgtaataaaattataaagaattgtgtttttgtgtatttattttataacaatgacTAACAACAAGAATTGCTTAATTTGTGATTTGATAATTTAGTACGTAAGCTTTGAAGAAGGAATGAAACCTTAAAACGTACCTATAAATAGTTACAAATGAGTTAAATCGCAGATAAAATGGTTAACCTGAGGTATGAgtacactattttaaacaaaggTCGAAGACCTAAAAAAATCTTGGCAACGATCTCATTTGATacctaaaaacaaagaaaatcttaatttctttgtttttaggtGTAGGTAGACCGTTCCTTATTTTTCTTGTACGTAAGCAGCGGACGGAAAAACAATGTAGCTACTTAAGTAGTAATCGTAGAGTTCAATAGGATTGATTTTAAATTCATCAGAAAAGAAATAGGTAGGTTTAATAACTATCCATTATTTTCTGCAAAGCTTAGCAACAAattcataatcataataatgGAAAGATATTATTTTGGTCTACATTTGAATTCGGCCACGCTGCGCCGCTTCGCGCTGGCCGCTGCTGTCTCATGTCTGACGTCACAAAGAAAATACTACGCAGTTCCAGTCATTTGACTAATAATTTCCAGAATGTTGGTTTTTATATTGCTATTTCATGCGCACCTAAGTAAATGAAAAGAGACAAAAGCAACATTCGGTAACTTTCGCAGTTTGTCGGTTTCCGCCGTCGTATTGTTATTGATTTGTACCACGATTACGCGTCACAACCAGGGTCGTCTATAAAAGGAATCGGATGGGAAATTATTACGGACTTTCAGACGATAATTTGTGAAGAAGAGCCGTACCTCGTTTGTGATTATTACTTTAAATCGAATCGATAATTCAGTTATTTGTTGAAAAGGTGTGGTAATTCAGACTTACAGCTTTTGACAAAACCGTGAGTATTATAAAGTcgaatagatttattttataactaatcTCGGATACCATTCCACCATATTTAATGTTATGATGAAAGTAATGATTCATTTTGGAAAATTGGTGTTATACTTAATAAAGATAGTTGAGAGCAGTGTGCAGTATACAAATgcttaataaaaacaacacgTATCCGCGTTAGTAACTTTTAACGCAAGACTATTATAATCAGGCCATCGATCGTCATCCACGGCCATTCCCTGTCGCCATCTTGTTTGCAGTTTTGCGAACTGCGTTTTCACTTTggaattattatttcttcaaacgGGGCACTTATcggataataatttaattacctattaaggcaaaatcaattattaattcatatgatatacctacctacttccgTTATCGACCTCCCTGACGTTAAGCGCTGTTCTCTTATGAgtgggagatcccgggttcgatacccggcagggCAATTCGGGGATTTAAACAGACTTACTTTCTGAATTTGGTTGACTAAGGCTGTGGCTAGTAACTACTctgctgacaaagacgtgccgccgagtgatttagcgttccgttacgaagTCTTTTAGAATGGTCGGGAACTTAATGTCCTGGTAATGATAAAATTAGACACTAGTTTGCATCCAGTGCTTTTATCTTGGAAAACAATAACCGGTTCCTACGAGatgtttaaattatgaaaaccAATGAAAATTCGGGTTTAGAAAATATAGAGAATCTaaaatcttttttctttaaGGTCTTTAATATATCCCAACAGACAAGTATCTCCTACTTTGTTCGAAATACAGTATTATTCTGCATTCCGAGATGTTGCACACATATATTAAATATGCTGTATATTAATCATATGAATCATTCCTCTATTTCAGATCATCATGCAGATTTTCGTCAAGACATTGACTGGCAAAACCATCACACTAGAAGTTGAGGCCTCTGACACTATTGAGAATGTTAAAGCTAAAATCCAAGACAAAGAAGGCATTCCTCCAGACCAGCAGAGGCTTATCTTCGCCGGTAAGCAGCTAGAAGATGGACGCACGCTATCTGACTACAACATTCAGAAGGAATCCACTCTTCACTTGGTCCTGCGTTTGAGAGGTGGTATGC is a window encoding:
- the LOC120630224 gene encoding dehydrogenase/reductase SDR family member 4 isoform X1 encodes the protein MVLLGKIMSVGTVPKIHAQITNAKSFHSSRLKGKVAIVTASTDGIGYAIAKRLGDEGASVIISSRKEDNVKKATENLRKDGINAEGLVCHVADAEHRKRLFEFAKSKYGGIDILVSNAAVNPAVSPVLETDEKVWDKIFEVNVKCSWLLAKEVYPELIKRGGGNIVFVSSIAGYQPMEPLGPYSISKTTLLGLTKAIAYEVTHENIRVNCVAPGIVATKFASAITTSDMAAEKSLSIVPMKRFGKPSEIASAVAFLVSEDASYMTGETLVVAGGTYAHL
- the LOC120630224 gene encoding dehydrogenase/reductase SDR family member 4 isoform X3; this translates as MVLLGKIMSVGTVPKIHAQITNAKSFHSSRLKGKVAIVTASTDGIGYAIAKRLGDEGASVIISSRKEDNVKKATENLRKDGINAEGLVCHVADAEHRKRLFEFAKSKYGGIDILVSNAAVNPAVSPVLEPLGPYSISKTTLLGLTKAIAYEVTHENIRVNCVAPGIVATKFASAITTSDMAAEKSLSIVPMKRFGKPSEIASAVAFLVSEDASYMTGETLVVAGGTYAHL
- the LOC120630224 gene encoding dehydrogenase/reductase SDR family member 4 isoform X2; translation: MVLLGKIMSVGTVPKIHAQITNAKSFHSSRLKGKVAIVTASTDGIGYAIAKRLGDEGASVIISSRKEDNVKKATENLRKDGINAEGLVCHVADAEHRKRLFEFAKSKYGGIDILVSNAAVNPAVSPVLETDEKVWDKIFEPLGPYSISKTTLLGLTKAIAYEVTHENIRVNCVAPGIVATKFASAITTSDMAAEKSLSIVPMKRFGKPSEIASAVAFLVSEDASYMTGETLVVAGGTYAHL
- the LOC120630226 gene encoding cytochrome c oxidase assembly protein COX16 homolog, mitochondrial, giving the protein MTLQEKTRSPFEHLQNTWKVYSRKKFVKYGLPFLIFTVGGSVALKEWTQIRYQFAQVKGVTNEEAEKMGLHREKKVTVEGVFEEIKTLDIDNWENKRGPRPWETTEQKKQ